A portion of the Actinomycetota bacterium genome contains these proteins:
- a CDS encoding ATP/GTP-binding protein — protein sequence MRSFKIVVTGPFSAGKTTFIKSISEISIVSTERAISDSTRRVKAETTVAMDFGRITISKDIVLYLFGTPGQERFDFMWQILSEGMLGYILMLDASRPETYTEGKRILEFFATLSDAPYVIGATRIGEEDSNQAIERIRQELNIDGETQIIPCNAMEKEDVKKVLLGLLYDILKTLDK from the coding sequence GTGCGATCCTTCAAGATAGTTGTAACCGGGCCGTTCAGCGCAGGCAAGACGACCTTCATCAAGAGCATCAGCGAGATCTCCATCGTCTCGACTGAAAGGGCGATCTCGGACTCGACCCGCAGGGTGAAGGCCGAGACCACCGTAGCGATGGATTTCGGAAGGATCACCATATCCAAGGACATCGTGCTCTACCTGTTCGGAACGCCAGGGCAGGAACGTTTCGATTTCATGTGGCAGATACTCAGCGAGGGCATGCTCGGATATATACTCATGCTTGACGCGAGCCGCCCGGAGACGTATACGGAAGGAAAGCGCATCCTAGAGTTCTTCGCGACCCTCTCCGATGCCCCATACGTCATCGGTGCCACCCGCATTGGAGAGGAGGACAGCAATCAGGCCATCGAGAGGATCAGGCAGGAGTTGAACATCGACGGAGAGACACAGATAATCCCCTGCAACGCCATGGAAAAAGAGGACGTGAAGAAGGTCCTCCTGGGGTTGCTCTACGATATATTGAAGACCCTCGACAAGTAA
- a CDS encoding DUF4388 domain-containing protein, producing the protein MALKGSLKDFSIPDLFQLLNFGKKNGTLNLTRGQARGYICFRNGEVFFATTNWKRQSLGLKLLNAGIVTKAQVDEVLEMQKSTARGQRLGQLLIRMGYINKDQLEVFVEEQIQDAVFEMLRWTDGDFDFQPGVVFPEEDIGLSISTEELIMEGSRRLDEWNRIEKKIPHLNVIFKMTSMQGREAAQISLTPEEWMVLTHIDGEKTVRQIVELTGMSTLHTCKILYGLIGSGLLENITPDLEEQQADHRLEQLAEELEKVEEATVAGAPPAETLVAFEEAAVEEISEVVEPGPLDGEAPVEAAAVAAGEPAVEGETWEVADALGEVFDRMEAETQYVEEAELGAEGPELAVEEPAPEVLETVLADDGRPPVRTEEAVRTLPESEGPAQAGAEAEAVEIEIGDEPEGDILVEEFVPSALEIEVIEEAVEEAPVTAMVEAEEEEKEKEEVTVEEEASEEAASRVAEEAVAAEEEIAAEKQEEETSAEDLLPEATIPLGAQRVLEEEKRKEEEHILELKEAAMEESMEAEEVLQIDNKEAELEELKKKISSLLPEGVGLDETEEKTVPEAPERAPHYRVEKMTKESVEARAAKRAYLEKKYGKMESLAGEELPAEMEPDEIPEEWKSHLEKTAQKKVVEAEAEEEFAVAPQERERIDPSKILGGAFRSETVDMGVEAPVQPAGDMVAEVGAGQEEQADAGLEMILEEFERIGTEDAGIKTVSLPPQEMEEKVGAAGDDGHGTGELTASSILESVMLEDIPEDMKESYLTNGGKALAEIPVEEPEPAVSPGTDRAAATSAASILDDVMLEDIPAAERVLVEDAAMAAGDEVEQRVETADTFFDMREEAPSKELYRDEIEELEKEILEVEKGAPALDISSLEDEIAALEEEILSEDTLPQDIADEISGLEKEILEAYEEDTTPVSPLPAPAAPTSLEELEKVIEAPEVPAADMPVQPVPGLLESVELEVIGTEVQEVAHAPEPLDLLEQLAEAPEQVTAVPEVAAGMPEEVELTPEPIDLLGQLAEAPEVMPEAVPGIGGEIGPQAPEPGIVEPIPPQTVPEAAQAPQPEFAAPVMEVEAPAPAPQVAEPIPPQTVPEAAQAPQPEFAAPVMEVEAPAPAPQVAEPIPPQ; encoded by the coding sequence ATGGCCCTGAAAGGTAGTCTGAAGGACTTCAGTATCCCGGACCTGTTCCAGTTGCTGAACTTCGGCAAAAAGAACGGAACGCTCAACCTTACGCGTGGACAGGCCAGGGGTTACATATGTTTTCGCAACGGAGAGGTGTTCTTCGCCACAACCAACTGGAAACGGCAATCGCTGGGATTGAAACTGCTCAATGCCGGAATAGTGACCAAGGCGCAGGTCGACGAGGTGCTGGAGATGCAGAAATCCACGGCACGCGGTCAGCGCCTGGGTCAACTGCTGATCCGTATGGGATACATCAACAAGGATCAACTCGAGGTCTTCGTCGAGGAACAGATACAGGACGCTGTTTTCGAGATGCTGCGCTGGACGGACGGCGATTTCGATTTCCAGCCGGGCGTGGTCTTTCCGGAAGAGGATATCGGACTTTCCATAAGCACCGAGGAACTGATCATGGAGGGGTCTCGCCGCCTCGATGAATGGAACCGCATCGAGAAGAAGATCCCCCACCTCAACGTGATCTTCAAGATGACCTCGATGCAGGGAAGGGAAGCCGCCCAGATAAGCCTCACCCCCGAGGAGTGGATGGTCCTTACGCACATCGATGGGGAGAAGACGGTGCGCCAGATAGTTGAGCTCACGGGTATGAGCACCCTGCACACCTGCAAGATACTCTACGGCCTCATAGGCTCGGGGTTGCTCGAGAACATCACCCCTGACCTCGAGGAGCAGCAAGCCGATCATCGCCTGGAACAGTTGGCGGAGGAGTTGGAGAAGGTTGAGGAGGCGACTGTCGCCGGGGCTCCTCCCGCCGAGACGCTGGTGGCGTTCGAGGAGGCCGCCGTAGAGGAGATCTCCGAAGTCGTGGAGCCCGGGCCGCTGGATGGCGAGGCGCCCGTGGAGGCCGCGGCGGTCGCTGCGGGCGAACCGGCGGTCGAGGGGGAGACGTGGGAGGTCGCGGACGCCCTTGGAGAGGTCTTCGACCGCATGGAGGCTGAGACACAGTACGTGGAGGAAGCGGAGCTGGGCGCGGAAGGACCGGAGCTGGCGGTGGAAGAACCAGCCCCGGAGGTCCTCGAGACCGTGCTAGCTGACGACGGACGACCGCCGGTAAGGACAGAGGAGGCGGTGCGCACGCTGCCCGAGAGCGAGGGGCCGGCGCAAGCCGGCGCCGAGGCTGAAGCCGTAGAGATCGAGATCGGGGACGAGCCAGAGGGGGATATCCTGGTCGAGGAGTTCGTACCGTCTGCCCTGGAGATCGAGGTCATAGAGGAGGCGGTCGAGGAGGCGCCGGTGACGGCGATGGTGGAAGCTGAAGAAGAAGAGAAGGAGAAAGAAGAAGTCACGGTAGAGGAAGAGGCATCGGAGGAGGCCGCGTCCAGGGTCGCGGAGGAAGCGGTGGCGGCTGAAGAGGAGATCGCGGCAGAAAAGCAGGAGGAGGAGACAAGCGCGGAAGACCTTTTGCCTGAGGCGACTATACCGCTTGGCGCGCAGCGTGTCCTGGAAGAGGAGAAAAGGAAAGAGGAAGAGCACATCCTGGAGCTTAAAGAGGCCGCCATGGAGGAGTCCATGGAGGCCGAAGAGGTCCTTCAGATCGACAACAAGGAAGCGGAACTCGAGGAGCTGAAGAAGAAGATCAGCTCACTGCTGCCAGAGGGTGTAGGCCTGGATGAGACGGAGGAGAAAACGGTTCCGGAGGCCCCGGAAAGGGCGCCGCACTATCGCGTTGAGAAGATGACCAAGGAGAGCGTGGAGGCCCGTGCCGCCAAGCGAGCATACCTCGAGAAGAAATACGGAAAGATGGAAAGTCTGGCCGGAGAAGAGCTGCCGGCCGAGATGGAGCCCGATGAGATCCCCGAAGAATGGAAGAGCCACCTCGAGAAGACCGCGCAGAAGAAAGTGGTAGAAGCCGAAGCGGAAGAGGAATTCGCCGTTGCACCGCAAGAGAGGGAGCGGATCGACCCCAGCAAGATCCTGGGAGGAGCTTTCCGAAGCGAAACCGTGGATATGGGAGTGGAAGCGCCGGTGCAGCCCGCGGGCGATATGGTGGCGGAGGTCGGTGCTGGCCAGGAGGAACAGGCGGATGCGGGCCTGGAGATGATCCTGGAGGAGTTCGAGCGCATCGGGACCGAGGACGCGGGCATAAAGACGGTTAGCCTGCCTCCGCAGGAAATGGAGGAGAAGGTCGGAGCAGCAGGAGACGATGGCCATGGAACAGGAGAGCTTACAGCCTCCTCCATCCTGGAGAGCGTCATGCTGGAGGACATCCCCGAGGACATGAAGGAATCCTACCTGACGAACGGGGGGAAGGCGCTGGCCGAGATCCCCGTGGAAGAGCCGGAGCCGGCGGTGTCGCCGGGCACGGACAGGGCAGCGGCCACCTCCGCCGCCTCGATCCTCGATGACGTCATGCTCGAGGATATACCCGCGGCCGAGAGAGTGCTGGTCGAAGATGCCGCCATGGCAGCCGGGGATGAGGTGGAGCAGCGCGTTGAGACCGCGGACACCTTCTTCGACATGCGGGAGGAAGCACCCTCTAAGGAGCTCTACAGGGATGAGATCGAGGAGTTGGAGAAGGAGATCCTGGAGGTGGAGAAAGGCGCGCCGGCCCTGGACATATCGAGCCTGGAGGACGAGATAGCCGCGCTGGAGGAGGAGATACTCTCCGAGGACACATTGCCTCAGGATATCGCAGACGAGATCTCCGGGCTGGAGAAAGAGATACTGGAAGCCTACGAGGAGGACACCACGCCGGTATCGCCTTTGCCCGCCCCTGCCGCGCCGACATCCCTGGAGGAGCTGGAGAAGGTTATCGAAGCGCCGGAAGTGCCGGCCGCGGATATGCCCGTTCAGCCGGTTCCAGGGTTGTTGGAAAGCGTGGAGCTGGAGGTGATTGGAACCGAAGTGCAAGAGGTCGCGCACGCACCTGAGCCCCTAGATCTCCTCGAGCAGCTTGCGGAAGCCCCCGAACAGGTAACGGCGGTCCCGGAGGTGGCCGCTGGGATGCCGGAGGAGGTCGAGCTCACCCCAGAGCCCATCGACCTCCTCGGACAGCTCGCGGAAGCCCCGGAGGTGATGCCCGAAGCCGTTCCCGGTATCGGGGGGGAGATAGGACCGCAGGCCCCGGAGCCAGGAATCGTCGAGCCCATACCGCCGCAGACCGTACCCGAGGCGGCCCAGGCGCCGCAGCCCGAGTTCGCCGCGCCGGTGATGGAGGTGGAGGCGCCCGCTCCCGCGCCGCAGGTGGCCGAGCCCATACCGCCGCAGACCGTACCCGAGGCGGCCCAGGCGCCGCAGCCCGAGTTCGCCGCGCCGGTGATGGAGGTGGAGGCGCCCGCTCCCGCGCCGCAGGTGGCCGAGCCCATACCGCCGCAG
- a CDS encoding roadblock/LC7 domain-containing protein, producing MAETREERLRSALNELVSRSAEVDAAAVVSMDGLVMASVLPNTLEEDRLGAMSAALLSLGERTSEELGRGELAQVFVEGNSGYVFLMAAGEDAVLTALVRKGSKLGLVLYDVKGAAKKIAEIIKAEFRIEYD from the coding sequence TTGGCGGAGACTAGGGAGGAGAGGTTGAGAAGCGCTCTCAACGAGCTGGTTTCAAGATCTGCCGAAGTAGATGCGGCGGCGGTGGTGAGCATGGACGGCCTGGTGATGGCCTCGGTACTTCCGAATACCCTGGAGGAAGACAGGTTGGGTGCGATGTCGGCTGCTCTGCTCAGCCTCGGGGAGAGGACCTCGGAGGAGCTGGGCAGGGGCGAGCTGGCGCAGGTCTTTGTCGAAGGGAATTCGGGATACGTGTTCCTGATGGCCGCGGGTGAAGACGCGGTCCTGACCGCACTGGTGCGTAAAGGCAGCAAGCTGGGGCTGGTGCTATACGATGTCAAGGGAGCCGCGAAGAAGATAGCGGAGATCATCAAGGCGGAATTCCGCATAGAATACGATTGA
- a CDS encoding roadblock/LC7 domain-containing protein — translation MASDRIEKMSSILRELRSGLQEIEAAVLISSDAMALASDISDEADEEMIGALSASVLGMGERAARDLKRGELEQVYIKGDQGYLLLVHCGPDALLSLLVRPEAKLGVVFMEGKRTAEELAKLFE, via the coding sequence TTGGCTTCGGATAGAATTGAAAAGATGAGCTCCATCCTAAGGGAACTGCGATCCGGCCTGCAGGAGATCGAAGCGGCTGTTCTGATCAGCTCTGATGCCATGGCGCTTGCATCGGACATCTCCGATGAAGCGGACGAAGAGATGATCGGCGCCCTCTCCGCATCGGTTCTCGGCATGGGCGAGAGGGCGGCGCGCGACCTCAAGCGGGGGGAGCTTGAACAGGTGTATATAAAAGGAGACCAGGGATACCTCTTGCTGGTGCACTGCGGGCCCGACGCCCTTTTGTCGCTCCTGGTCAGGCCGGAGGCGAAGCTGGGCGTTGTCTTCATGGAGGGGAAGCGCACCGCGGAGGAGTTGGCGAAACTGTTTGAATGA
- a CDS encoding roadblock/LC7 domain-containing protein produces MPDLRKILEELVATGTVRAALVVGRDGFIIETAGEDAGQLEAVGAIAPSSLGAAEVIGLELAQGPMAQAMFEFEKGAILMSAVGADAILVSILPSGANLGKARYDIRKYLPAIETSL; encoded by the coding sequence TTGCCCGATCTCAGAAAAATCCTGGAGGAATTGGTCGCCACCGGAACGGTGCGGGCCGCGCTGGTGGTGGGAAGAGACGGCTTTATCATCGAAACGGCGGGCGAGGATGCCGGCCAGCTGGAGGCCGTTGGCGCCATTGCGCCGAGTTCCCTTGGCGCTGCGGAAGTGATCGGGCTGGAGCTGGCGCAGGGGCCTATGGCCCAGGCGATGTTCGAGTTCGAGAAGGGCGCCATTCTCATGAGCGCGGTCGGTGCGGACGCCATACTGGTCTCCATCCTTCCCTCGGGGGCGAACCTCGGGAAGGCAAGGTACGACATCCGTAAATATCTTCCCGCGATCGAGACGTCCCTTTAA
- a CDS encoding ferredoxin family protein — MEDMEAAEPMIRIDPERCIGCFECIDVCPQVSSTEYPVYERGEDGRPHVLNEESCIGCLSCESNCRADAIAVKVGEREERHGPMDIRAVIKCGGMF, encoded by the coding sequence ATGGAAGACATGGAAGCGGCGGAGCCTATGATCAGGATTGACCCCGAGAGGTGTATAGGATGTTTCGAGTGCATCGACGTCTGTCCACAGGTCTCCAGTACCGAGTACCCGGTATACGAAAGGGGCGAGGATGGCCGCCCCCATGTGCTCAACGAGGAGAGCTGCATCGGTTGTTTGAGTTGTGAGTCGAACTGCAGGGCGGATGCCATCGCGGTAAAGGTCGGGGAGCGGGAAGAACGTCATGGGCCCATGGATATCAGGGCGGTGATCAAATGCGGAGGGATGTTCTGA
- a CDS encoding Ni/Fe hydrogenase subunit alpha gives MADILIDPVTRINGNASVRVVVDESGTAQEARFQAFGYRGFDQIARGAHIDDLCSIVSRICGGDSLFHQVAAAMAVEKALGVAVPQGATRLRELSMWGQLFERHAVSLTVHSIPDLLFPSSDPGLRNIVSINRVDEDVIKRLMDLKSLGTMVLRETGLRAVHAVNFLPGGAVRDMTGETRQALIARLKDAGPLLIETGRLIKLLLRRNEEVVNALGSDATSSLSIRGESGMVITGPSLTVTDEAGDARAELGLEELAEKVEESDSRHSHIRSATLEGLGEVRVGPLARLNVNGAYGTERADEELQEVKTHWGFPLHRSMTGHAARILEMIHAWERMMDLLGQPVSGELRQPVNPGAGNGVGVVEAPEGTLVYKMVLDEEGLIKRLSITAPLQFNLKGLERAVKQSAHYALGGVEASERAATFLETAIRAFAPCVPCGIH, from the coding sequence ATGGCGGACATCCTGATCGATCCGGTGACCAGGATCAACGGTAACGCCAGCGTGAGAGTGGTGGTGGATGAGTCCGGCACCGCGCAAGAAGCGCGCTTCCAGGCCTTTGGTTACCGAGGTTTCGACCAGATCGCCAGGGGCGCGCATATCGATGACCTCTGCTCCATCGTATCCCGCATCTGCGGGGGGGACTCCCTCTTCCATCAGGTCGCGGCGGCCATGGCGGTCGAGAAGGCGCTGGGGGTCGCGGTCCCGCAGGGGGCGACGAGGTTGCGGGAGCTCTCCATGTGGGGGCAGCTTTTCGAAAGGCACGCCGTATCGCTCACCGTACACAGCATACCGGATCTGCTCTTCCCCTCATCAGACCCGGGATTGCGCAACATCGTCAGCATAAACCGCGTAGACGAAGACGTCATCAAGAGGCTGATGGACTTGAAATCCCTGGGCACCATGGTATTGCGCGAGACCGGCCTCAGGGCGGTCCATGCGGTCAACTTCCTTCCCGGAGGGGCGGTGCGGGACATGACCGGGGAGACGAGGCAGGCCTTGATCGCCAGGCTCAAGGATGCCGGACCGCTGCTGATCGAGACAGGCCGCTTGATCAAACTGCTGCTGCGAAGGAACGAGGAGGTGGTGAACGCTCTGGGTTCAGATGCGACATCAAGCCTCTCCATCAGGGGTGAGAGCGGGATGGTCATCACGGGTCCGTCTCTCACCGTGACCGACGAAGCCGGTGATGCCCGGGCAGAACTCGGGCTGGAGGAGCTGGCGGAAAAAGTGGAGGAGAGCGACTCGCGGCACTCCCATATCCGTAGCGCCACCCTGGAGGGGCTGGGAGAGGTAAGAGTCGGTCCCCTGGCGCGACTGAACGTCAACGGTGCATACGGAACGGAGCGGGCCGACGAGGAGCTGCAGGAGGTCAAGACACACTGGGGATTTCCACTGCACCGCAGCATGACCGGACACGCGGCCAGAATACTCGAGATGATCCACGCCTGGGAGCGGATGATGGACCTCCTCGGCCAGCCCGTGAGCGGCGAGCTGAGACAGCCCGTCAATCCTGGTGCGGGAAACGGCGTGGGGGTGGTAGAGGCACCCGAGGGCACCCTTGTCTATAAAATGGTCCTGGACGAGGAAGGCCTGATCAAGCGTCTGTCTATCACCGCACCCCTGCAGTTCAATCTGAAAGGTCTGGAGCGTGCGGTGAAGCAGAGCGCCCACTATGCCCTGGGAGGGGTAGAGGCGAGCGAGAGGGCGGCCACCTTCCTGGAGACGGCGATACGGGCATTCGCTCCTTGCGTGCCGTGCGGGATCCACTAG
- the mltG gene encoding endolytic transglycosylase MltG, with product MDDGGRDRRIWIIAGIVSATVLLLVLFALLVVHYFYPSRGEEPVSVVIAEGDTAAQIADKLADTRVITSASIFRFLAWIQGRQGDFKAGTYVFYPGMHYGEVFAMLEEGPGNIVRVTIPEGMTVEQTAARMAQVMAFSPEEFVAAAESGDYGVEIIPAENQANLEGVLFPKTYEFQADTPPHGVIEVLLRQFDAETSGLGWGRAEELGLTPYEVVIAASIIEREVVLPEERPLVAAVIFNRLRAGMMLQMCSTVQYCLPEQKDILSLEDLETPSPYNTYLHKGLPPAPICSPGLASIQAVLDPAQVDYLYFVARGDGGHFFTSDYDEFLRVKEQVQD from the coding sequence ATGGATGATGGCGGCAGAGACAGGAGAATATGGATCATAGCGGGCATCGTCAGCGCCACCGTGCTGTTGCTTGTCCTCTTCGCCCTGCTGGTCGTGCATTACTTCTACCCGTCGCGTGGCGAAGAACCTGTAAGTGTGGTCATCGCGGAGGGGGATACAGCGGCGCAGATAGCGGACAAGCTCGCCGACACGAGGGTGATCACCTCGGCCAGCATCTTCCGTTTTCTCGCCTGGATACAGGGGAGACAGGGCGATTTCAAGGCGGGCACGTATGTGTTCTATCCCGGGATGCACTACGGAGAAGTGTTCGCCATGCTCGAAGAGGGCCCCGGCAACATCGTGCGTGTCACCATCCCCGAGGGCATGACGGTGGAACAGACGGCCGCGAGGATGGCACAGGTCATGGCGTTCAGTCCGGAGGAGTTCGTGGCGGCGGCGGAGAGCGGTGACTACGGCGTCGAGATCATCCCCGCCGAGAACCAGGCCAACCTCGAGGGGGTCCTCTTTCCCAAGACCTACGAATTTCAGGCCGACACTCCACCCCACGGTGTTATCGAGGTGTTGCTGCGGCAATTCGACGCCGAGACCTCCGGCCTCGGCTGGGGCCGGGCGGAGGAGCTGGGGCTAACCCCCTACGAAGTAGTGATCGCCGCCTCCATCATCGAGCGTGAAGTGGTCCTGCCGGAAGAGAGGCCGCTGGTGGCCGCGGTGATCTTCAACCGCTTGCGGGCGGGCATGATGCTGCAGATGTGCTCGACGGTGCAGTACTGCCTCCCCGAGCAGAAGGATATCCTCAGCCTGGAGGACCTGGAGACGCCCTCGCCGTACAATACCTACCTGCACAAGGGGCTGCCTCCCGCCCCCATCTGCAGCCCGGGGCTGGCCAGCATCCAGGCCGTGCTCGATCCCGCGCAGGTAGATTACCTCTATTTTGTCGCCAGGGGAGACGGGGGGCACTTTTTCACCTCGGACTACGACGAGTTCCTGCGGGTAAAGGAGCAGGTACAGGATTGA
- the ruvX gene encoding Holliday junction resolvase RuvX, with the protein MRSLGLDIGGRRIGVAISDPLGISASPLEVLRDHDPAAMRDYLARKAGEGVDVVVVGLPLTPRGREGEQARQTRAFVKAVGDLEGLRVVLWDERLSTVEAERRLREAGRALKGRKVDAEAAAIILQSYLEYRRRGGAADERREREDG; encoded by the coding sequence ATGCGTAGTCTTGGACTCGACATAGGAGGCCGCCGCATTGGGGTGGCCATATCCGATCCCCTCGGGATCAGCGCTTCTCCCCTCGAGGTATTACGGGATCATGATCCTGCCGCAATGCGCGATTACCTCGCGCGGAAAGCCGGCGAAGGGGTTGACGTGGTGGTGGTGGGCCTGCCGCTGACCCCGCGTGGACGTGAGGGCGAGCAGGCACGCCAAACGCGGGCTTTCGTAAAGGCCGTGGGAGACCTGGAGGGGCTGCGGGTGGTGCTGTGGGACGAGAGGTTGTCGACGGTGGAAGCCGAGAGAAGATTACGCGAGGCTGGTCGGGCCCTCAAGGGCAGGAAGGTGGATGCCGAGGCGGCGGCGATCATCCTCCAGTCATATCTCGAATACAGAAGGCGGGGCGGGGCAGCGGACGAACGGAGAGAACGCGAAGATGGATGA